The Pleuronectes platessa chromosome 10, fPlePla1.1, whole genome shotgun sequence genome contains a region encoding:
- the clk2b gene encoding dual specificity protein kinase CLK2b, with amino-acid sequence MMGKTELYSLYKGFLDCICLCLSRSSSEAEVDSERDTENGHLIYKSGDILEDRYEIVDTLGEGTFGKVVQCLDYNRGGSQIALKIIKNQEKYREAANLEINVLEKIIEKDPLNKRHCVQMLDWFNYYGHVCISFELLSLSTFDFLKANSFLPYPINQIRHMAHQICHAVSFLHDNQLTHTDLKPENILFVNSEFSLIYNAEKKCNERRINDTTVRLVDFGSATFDHEHHSAVISTRHYRAPEVILELGWSQPCDVWSIGCILFEFYEGFTLFQTHDNKEHLAMMERIQGPIPQRMIQGSRKQKYFNRGRLDWNEGSKVGRYVNAKCKPLKKYLLSRGVEHQQFFNLLETMLEYEPAKRTSLCSAGRHPFLLPLTEPGRSRVWRNSLDLSR; translated from the exons ATGATGGGAAAGACCGAGCTGTACTCTCTGTATAAGGGTTTCCTGGACTGTATTTGCCTCTGCCTCTCA cGGAGCAGCTCCGAGGCCGAGGTCGACAGCGAGAGGGACACTGAGAACGGTCACCTGATCTACAAGAGCGGGGACATCCTGGAAGACAGAT ATGAGATAGTCGACACCTTGGGTGAAGGGACTTTTGGGAAAGTCGTACAGTGTTTGGACTACAACAG GGGAGGAAGTCAAATTGCTCTAAAGATCATTAAGAACCAGGAGAAATACAGGGAAGCAGCCAACCTGGAGATCAATGTGCTGGAGAAGATCATCGAGAAAGATCCGCTCAACAAAAG ACACTGTGTGCAGATGCTGGACTGGTTTAACTACTACGGCCACGTGTGCATCTCCTTCGAGCTGCTGTCTCTCAGCACGTTTGACTTCTTGAAAGCAAACAGCTTCCTGCCTTATCCCATTAACCAGATCCGACACATGGCCCACCAGATCTGCCACGCTGTCAGCT TTCTCCATGACAACCAGCTGACTCACACCGACCTGAAGCCCGAGAACATCCTCTTTGTCAACTCGGAGTTCTCCCTCATCTACAACGCTGAGAAG AAGTGCAACGAGAGGAGAATCAACGACACCACGGTGCGGCTCGTGGACTTCGGCAGCGCCACCTTTGACCACGAGCACCACTCTGCCGTCATCTCCACACGTCACTACCGAGCTCCGGAGGTCATCCTGG AGCTCGGCTGGAGTCAACCGTGTGACGTGTGGAGCATCGGCTGCATCCTGTTCGAGTTCTACGAAGGCTTCACGCTGTTCCAG acACATGACAATAAGGAGCATCTCGCCATGATGGAGAGAATACAGGGACCAATTCCCCAGAGGATGATCCAAGGGAGCAG GAAGCAGAAGTACTTCAACCGAGGGCGTCTGGACTGGAACGAGGGCTCCAAGGTCGGACGCTACGTGAACGCCAAGTGCAAACCACTGAAG AAGTACTTGTTGTCACGTGGAGTCGAGCACCAGCAGTTTTTCAATCTGCTGGAGACGATGCTGGAGTACGAGCCCGCTAAACGCACTTCTCTCTGTTCCGCTGGGCGCCATCCCTTCCTCCTGCCCCTCACTGAGCCAGGAAGGAGCCGGGTCTGGAGAAACAGCCTGGATCTGAGCAGATGA
- the LOC128449258 gene encoding meiotic recombination protein REC8 homolog: protein MFYYPAVLTHQTGCFSTIWLVATKGIRVTRRDFLKVNVKSTCDDIMNYLLQRVPPPRPGLPRPRFSLYLSSQLQYGVILVYHRQCAILLEEVHTIVGQLVKHKKSKEIDIEEQNRQALLLPDALSLLEEAEGALDPLFGVMHMQEAMPSPSALMQIAEEYLRESSPELSEGSSPSPPAGAPRPRPPAAAAAAQDIGMTSSSDSITLREPNPLFIPIPEFEGVELVDHDLDTVDLLMAQADHFPEGDLETLRDEVPPGEQEREMERGGGDEEQDKDRTKETTGSTTELQPTVLSGEEPTLLPQEEPVVSEERPGPPRGHITPVSEPVLPPPPSAGKRGRPSLGSQVLPPPEVKRRRRRRKRQLVFFDPETQIPQEALQQQIDNPLTETRRPPRPLPSVAQSSAADLLNNPCTFLPEEVLSLWQQAAKISPLSGSDLQVGERGPESTDSEKERDREMVEVSEREEERLELSPREVQRDLEEQENDISGLGTLSLEGSDQKERSREISPMHSLEKEGSIVSRSVSVLQDIPEVVDEFLERPAAESPGLLPDEDESAPVLFQSLLPPEADRPTVSIIFQKLLGIASSRKVRVKQREPYGDIWITPGPNYRDVLQTL, encoded by the exons ATGTTTTACTACCCCGCGGTGCTAACACATCAGACCGGATGTTTCTCTACAATCTG GCTCGTGGCCACCAAAGGGATCAGAGTTACTCGCCGAGATTTCCTCAAAGTGAACGTCAAAAGCACATG CGATGACATCATGAATTACCTGCTGCAGCGGGTCCCGCCCCCTCGACCTGGTCTGCCTCGACCTCGCTTCTCCCTGTACCTGTCCTCCCAGCTGCAGTACGGCGTCATCCTGGTCTACCATCGCCAGTGTGCGATTCTCCTCG AGGAAGTTCACACCATCGTGGGTCAGCTGGTGAAACACAAGAAGTCCAAGGAAATTGATATAGAGGAGCAGAACAG aCAAGCTCTGCTGCTCCCGGATGCTCTGTCTCtcctggaggaggcagagggagctCTGGATCCTTTATTCGGAGTGATGCACATGCAGGAGGCCATGCCGAGTCCCAGTGCACTGATGCAG ATTGCAGAGGAGTATCTGAGAGAATCCTCTCCTGAGCTTTCTGAAGGAAGCAGCCCGTCTCCTCCTGCTGGtgctcctcgtcctcgtcctcctgctgctgctgctgctgcacaggacATTG GCATGACTTCATCATCAGACTCCATCACCCTCAGAGAGCCCAATCCTCTCTTTATCCCCATTCCAGAG TTTGAGGGGGTGGAGCTTGTTGATCACGATCTAGACACTGTTGACTTACTCATGGCCCAAGCAGATCACTTTCCAGAAG GGGATTTGGAGACGTTGAGAGACGAGGTGCCACCTGGAGAacaagagagggagatggaacgggggggaggagatgaagagcaggacAAAGACAGAACAAAGGAGACCACAGGATCCACCACTGA ATTACAGCCCACCGTTCTCTCCGGTGAGGAGCCGACGTTGTTGCCTCAGGAAGAGCCTGTCGTGTCAGAGGAGAGGCCGGGACCCCCCCGAGGCCACATCACCCCCGTGTCTGAGCCGGTCCTCCCGCCGCCGCCGTCCGCAGGGAAACGTGGGAGGCCCAGCCTGGGGTCACAGGTAC TGCCCCCTccagaggtgaagaggaggaggaggaggaggaagaggcagctGGTCTTCTTCGACCCAGAGACGCAGATCCCCCAGGAggcgctgcagcagcagatcgACAACCCTCTGACTGAGACCAGACGTCCACCTCGCCCACTGCCCTCTGTCGCTCAGAGCTCTGCTGCTGATCTCCTCAACAACCCATGCACCT tcTTGCCTGAAGAGGTGCTGTCTCTATGGCAACAGGCGGCGAAAATCTCGCCCCTCTCCGGCTCGGACCTGCAGGTCGGAGAGAGAGGACCCGAGTCCACGGActctgagaaagagagagatcgGGAGATGGTGGaggtgtcagagagagaggaggagagactggagctCAGCCCCAGAGAG gTCCAGAGAGATTTGGAAGAACAAGAGAATGATATTTCAG GCCTTGGTACGCTGAGCCTGGAGGGCTCTGACCAAAAGGAAAGATCTCGAGAGATCTCGCCCATGCACTCATTGGAGAAAGAAGG GTCCATTGTCTCTAGGTCTGTTTCCGTCCTGCAGGACATCCCAGAGGTGGTGGACGAGTTTCTGGAGAGACCAGCGGCCGAGTCTCCAGG gTTATTGCCGGATGAGGATGAATCTGCACCTGTGCTTTTTCAGTCTCTCCTGCCGCCAGAGGCCGACCGCCCGACTGTCAGCATCATTTTTCAGAAGCTCCTGG GGATCGCCTCGTCCAGGAAAGTGCGTGTGAAGCAGCGGGAACCTTACGGCGACATTTGGATAACACCTGGACCCAACTACAGAGATGTGCTGCAGACTTTGTAA